The nucleotide sequence AATTTTTTCTTGACGAGGCTGAAGCGGTGTGTTAGGATACTTAGCACTCTAAGAGCTAGAGTGCTAAAGGAGATTGATTATGGTACGAAATATTGATAGCCAAGAAAGAGAAAATGAGATTCTCGGCTTAATTATTGAAAGTTATATTGAGCAGAGTAAGCCGATCAGTTCAGCTTATTTATGTGATAATCATAAGCTTAATTGTTCACCGGCAACGATTAGGAATGTAATGCTTTCTTTAGAGAGGAAGGGGCTCATTTCTCATATTCATACTTCAAGCGGCCGCGTGCCGACTAAGCAGGGTTTTAAGCACTACGTAGAAAGTTTAAAACAGGAAGAGCTTCAAAAGCAGCAGCCATCTAATCTTGATTTTCATTCACTTCCTGAGTCCAACATTGAAGAGGCAATTAATTATTCTTTAGATAGTTTAGCCAGTCTGAGTGGTTATGCTTCGTTGATTGCTGTTTCTGGACAGGATGAGCGGTTTTCTTATCGAGGGATGCGTTTTATATTAGAGCAGCCGGAGTTTGAGGATATCTCCAAACTCCGTCATATAATCTATGCTCTTGAAGTGAGGATGATCGATTTTCAGCATCTTCTTTTTGACTATATTGATGAGAATATAAAGATACTTATTGGTGATGAGATCGGATTCGAAGAGATTTCTGATTGTTCTTTGATAGTCTCGGGAATTCACGAAAAAGGGGTTGCTCTTTCGCTGGCTCTTTTGGGTCCGATGCGGATGAATTATTCCAAAGCCGCATCATGTCTAAACTCAGTGAGAAATCAGCTTCGTGAAGTTGTTGAGGAGTTCGTATGACCAAGAAAAATAAAAAACAGACTTCAAAGGAAGAAGCGTTAGAGAAAATTCAAAAAGAGTGTGATGAGCTTCGCGATAGATACTTAAGGCTTCAGGCGGAGTTTGATAATTATCGTAAACGTTCATTGAAAGAAAGGGGTGATTTTGTTAAGTTTGCTAACGAAGGTTTAATTGTTGAGCTGTTAGGCATTCTTGATAACTTCGAGCGTGGCATAAAAGCAGCAGACCTAAAGAAGGATTTTGACCTTTTACATCAGGGTGTGGACATGATTTCAAAACAGCTGCACGGATTGCTAGAGAGCAAGGGTCTAAAGCGAATAAAAGCACTGGGTGAGAAGTTTGATCCACATCAACATGAAGCAATGCAGGTAGTTGAGACTGAAGGTGTCGAGCAGGACATGGTGATTGAGGAGATGCAACCGGGCTATTTGCTGAATGGGCGTATAGTCAGGCCAGCCAAGGTTAAAGTTGCTAAGGCAAAGGAAGAAAAAAAGGAAGACGCAGAGGAAGATATAATAGAAGATCAAACAGAAGAAGTGATAGAGGAAGATTTTAACAAGGGAGGTTAATTATGGCAAAAGTAATTGGAATTGATTTAGGGACATCTAACTCATCAGCTGCAGTAATGGAGGGTGGCAGGCCAACAATAATTCCATCAGCTG is from Candidatus Omnitrophota bacterium and encodes:
- the grpE gene encoding nucleotide exchange factor GrpE, which produces MTKKNKKQTSKEEALEKIQKECDELRDRYLRLQAEFDNYRKRSLKERGDFVKFANEGLIVELLGILDNFERGIKAADLKKDFDLLHQGVDMISKQLHGLLESKGLKRIKALGEKFDPHQHEAMQVVETEGVEQDMVIEEMQPGYLLNGRIVRPAKVKVAKAKEEKKEDAEEDIIEDQTEEVIEEDFNKGG